A window of Pseudomonas mucidolens contains these coding sequences:
- the nudE gene encoding ADP compounds hydrolase NudE: MRQKPTVLAREIVASSRLFRVEEVQLRFSNGVERTYERLVGSGTGYGAVMIVAMIDADHALLVEEYCGGTDEYELSLPKGLIEPGEDVLAAADRELKEEAGYGARQLEHLTELSLSPGYMSQKIQVVLATDLYEERLEGDEPEPMRVDRVNLRELSQLAQNEQFSEGRALAALYLVRDLLTQRGAFQP, translated from the coding sequence ATGCGCCAGAAACCCACCGTCCTCGCCCGCGAAATCGTCGCCAGTAGCCGTTTGTTCCGAGTGGAGGAGGTGCAGCTGCGCTTTTCCAACGGTGTGGAACGAACCTACGAGCGGTTGGTGGGCAGCGGCACAGGTTATGGCGCGGTGATGATCGTGGCAATGATCGACGCTGACCATGCGCTGCTGGTGGAAGAGTACTGCGGCGGAACCGATGAATATGAGCTGTCGCTGCCCAAGGGCCTGATCGAGCCGGGTGAAGATGTTCTGGCGGCGGCAGACCGGGAGCTCAAGGAAGAAGCCGGTTACGGCGCTCGGCAGTTGGAGCACCTCACCGAACTTTCGCTGTCCCCTGGTTACATGAGCCAGAAAATCCAGGTGGTGTTGGCCACGGACCTCTACGAGGAACGTCTGGAGGGCGATGAACCCGAGCCAATGCGGGTCGATCGGGTCAACCTGCGCGAACTCTCGCAGTTGGCGCAGAACGAGCAGTTCAGCGAAGGCCGGGCGCTGGCCGCGCTGTATCTGGTGCGTGACTTGCTGACTCAGCGTGGAGCGTTCCAGCCATGA
- a CDS encoding sigma-54-dependent transcriptional regulator has protein sequence MSIDNQTQVVLIDDDPHLRQALCQTLDLAGLKVLPLGEAKGLTARLSRDWPGVVVSDIRMPGMDGLELLAELHGQDAELPVLLITGHGDVPLAVQAMRAGAYDFLEKPFASDALLDSVRRALALRQLVLDNRSLRLALSDRQQLSTRLVGQSASMLRLREQIGALAATRADVLILGETGAGKEVVARALHDLSNRRTGPFVAINAGALAESVVESELFGHEPGAFTGAQKRRIGKFEFANGGTLFLDEIESMSLDVQVKLLRLLQERVVERLGGNQLIPLDIRIIAATKEDLRQAADQGRFRADLYYRLNVAPLRIPPLRERGEDALMLFQHFADEASSRHGLPLHELQPGQRAMLLRHDWPGNVRELQNVAERFALGLELALDNTPNSPAAGAPMAMGGLSEQVEHFEKTLIAAELARPHSSVRSLAEALGVPRKTLHDKLRKHGLSFADSGNQNTDDE, from the coding sequence ATGAGTATCGATAACCAGACTCAGGTGGTGTTGATCGATGACGATCCACACTTGCGTCAGGCCCTGTGCCAGACCCTGGACCTGGCCGGATTGAAAGTCCTGCCGCTTGGCGAAGCAAAAGGCCTCACGGCGCGCCTGTCGCGGGACTGGCCGGGCGTGGTGGTCAGTGATATCCGCATGCCCGGGATGGATGGCCTGGAGTTGCTGGCTGAACTTCACGGCCAGGATGCGGAGCTGCCGGTGCTGCTGATCACCGGTCATGGCGACGTGCCGCTGGCGGTGCAGGCCATGCGCGCCGGCGCCTACGACTTCCTGGAAAAGCCTTTCGCCAGCGACGCCTTGCTCGACAGCGTGCGCCGCGCCCTGGCCCTGCGCCAACTGGTGCTCGACAACCGTAGCCTGCGCCTGGCCTTGAGCGATCGTCAGCAATTGAGCACCCGGCTGGTGGGACAATCTGCGTCGATGCTGCGTCTGCGCGAGCAAATTGGTGCGCTGGCGGCGACCAGGGCCGACGTGCTGATCCTCGGTGAGACCGGCGCGGGCAAGGAAGTGGTGGCGCGCGCGCTGCATGACCTGTCAAACCGTCGCACCGGGCCGTTTGTGGCCATCAATGCGGGCGCCCTGGCCGAATCGGTGGTGGAGAGCGAGCTGTTCGGCCACGAACCTGGAGCGTTTACCGGCGCGCAGAAACGGCGCATCGGCAAGTTCGAATTCGCCAACGGCGGCACGCTGTTCCTCGACGAAATCGAAAGCATGAGCCTGGACGTGCAGGTCAAATTGCTGCGCCTGCTGCAAGAGCGGGTGGTCGAACGCCTGGGCGGCAATCAACTGATCCCGCTGGACATCCGTATCATCGCCGCGACCAAGGAAGACCTGCGCCAGGCTGCCGATCAGGGACGCTTTCGCGCCGACTTGTACTACCGACTCAATGTCGCGCCCCTGCGCATCCCGCCCCTGCGCGAACGTGGCGAAGATGCCTTGATGCTGTTCCAGCACTTCGCCGACGAAGCCAGCAGTCGTCACGGCCTGCCACTACATGAGTTACAGCCGGGTCAGCGGGCGATGCTCTTGCGCCATGACTGGCCAGGCAACGTGCGGGAATTGCAAAACGTTGCCGAACGCTTCGCGCTGGGCCTGGAGTTGGCGCTGGATAACACGCCGAACAGCCCGGCAGCTGGTGCGCCGATGGCGATGGGCGGGCTGAGCGAACAAGTCGAGCACTTCGAAAAAACCTTGATCGCCGCCGAATTGGCGCGTCCCCACAGCTCCGTGCGCAGCCTTGCCGAAGCCCTGGGGGTACCGCGCAAAACCTTGCACGACAAATTGCGCAAACACGGGCTGAGCTTTGCCGACAGCGGCAACCAAAATACCGACGACGAATAA
- the yrfG gene encoding GMP/IMP nucleotidase — MPSLPWSDIDTVLLDMDGTLLDLHYDNHFWMEHLPQRYAELHGVSRAMAEMELQPLFERNAGQLQWYCLDFWSAELKLPVRELKLETAHLIALRPDADTFLAAIKQAGKRVILITNAHRDSLSLKLERIELAPYFERLISSHDYGFAKENPQFWDALQADIDFDPARSLFIDDTLPILRSARDFGVEYLLAVQAPDSHKGPKDTAEFAAVGDYRELIAGLTS, encoded by the coding sequence ATGCCGTCATTGCCCTGGTCCGATATCGATACCGTCCTGCTGGACATGGACGGCACCTTGCTCGACCTGCACTACGACAACCATTTCTGGATGGAACACTTGCCCCAGCGGTACGCCGAACTGCATGGCGTGAGCCGGGCGATGGCCGAGATGGAGTTGCAGCCGCTGTTCGAGCGTAACGCCGGACAATTGCAATGGTATTGCCTGGACTTCTGGAGCGCCGAGTTGAAGCTCCCGGTGCGCGAACTCAAATTGGAAACGGCTCACCTGATCGCCTTGCGCCCGGACGCCGACACCTTTCTGGCGGCGATCAAACAAGCCGGCAAGCGGGTCATCCTGATAACTAATGCCCACCGCGATTCGCTGTCGTTGAAGTTGGAACGTATCGAACTGGCACCGTATTTCGAGCGGCTGATCAGTTCCCATGATTATGGTTTCGCCAAGGAAAACCCGCAGTTCTGGGACGCCCTGCAAGCAGACATCGACTTCGATCCGGCCCGCAGCCTGTTTATCGACGACACCTTACCGATCTTGCGCAGTGCACGGGATTTTGGCGTGGAGTATTTGCTGGCGGTGCAAGCGCCGGACAGCCACAAGGGGCCGAAGGACACGGCAGAGTTCGCCGCGGTGGGCGATTATCGGGAATTGATCGCAGGGTTAACGTCGTAG
- the lysM gene encoding peptidoglycan-binding protein LysM — protein sequence MSLFSFIKEAGEKIVDLLTPGNANASEQLKDHVAKVGLGNPNVQTTVDGDKVTVTGEVASQEEKEKILLALGNIAGVATVDDQITVAGPVVVAAVFYTVVKGDTLSAISKKHYGDANKYNKIFEANKPMLSHPDKIYPGQTLRIPE from the coding sequence ATGAGTCTTTTTAGTTTTATCAAGGAAGCAGGCGAGAAAATCGTTGATCTGTTGACGCCGGGTAACGCGAACGCAAGTGAGCAGTTGAAGGATCACGTCGCCAAAGTGGGTCTGGGGAATCCGAATGTGCAGACCACGGTGGATGGCGACAAGGTAACGGTCACCGGTGAAGTCGCTTCTCAGGAAGAAAAAGAGAAAATTTTGCTGGCGCTGGGCAATATTGCCGGCGTGGCTACCGTGGATGACCAGATCACCGTGGCTGGGCCTGTGGTTGTGGCGGCGGTCTTCTATACCGTTGTGAAGGGTGACACGCTGAGCGCCATCTCCAAGAAGCATTATGGAGATGCCAACAAGTACAACAAAATCTTCGAGGCCAACAAGCCAATGTTGTCCCATCCGGACAAGATCTATCCAGGGCAGACGCTGCGCATTCCTGAGTAA
- the cysQ gene encoding 3'(2'),5'-bisphosphate nucleotidase CysQ: MSELFLGHSLIAPVIELARQAGEVILPYWRADVAVTAKADDSPVTAADLAAHHLILEGLTTLDSSIPVLSEEDADIDQSVRAGWQRWWLVDPLDGTKEFISGSEEFTVNIALIEQGRVVFGVVSMPTSGRCYFGGAGLGAWRSDLNEAPRQIQVRQTPATGEAFTVVASRRHTSPEQDRLLNGLSEGLGELKLANIGSSLKFCLLAEGSADCYPRLAPTSQWDTAAAQGVLEGAGGEVLELNGRPFSYPPRESLLNPYFLALPAKAAWRERLLALARS; this comes from the coding sequence ATGAGTGAATTGTTCCTCGGTCATTCGTTGATTGCGCCTGTGATTGAGCTGGCCCGTCAGGCGGGCGAAGTCATCCTGCCGTACTGGCGTGCCGACGTGGCCGTGACGGCCAAGGCGGATGATTCGCCCGTCACGGCAGCCGACCTGGCTGCTCATCACCTGATCCTTGAAGGGCTCACCACACTGGACTCGAGCATTCCGGTGCTGTCGGAAGAAGACGCCGATATCGATCAAAGCGTGCGTGCCGGTTGGCAGCGCTGGTGGCTGGTGGACCCGTTGGACGGCACCAAGGAATTTATCAGCGGCAGTGAAGAATTCACCGTCAATATCGCCTTGATCGAACAGGGCCGCGTGGTGTTCGGCGTGGTGTCGATGCCCACCAGTGGTCGTTGCTACTTCGGTGGCGCGGGCCTGGGTGCGTGGCGCTCCGATTTGAATGAAGCACCCCGGCAGATTCAGGTACGTCAGACTCCGGCAACGGGCGAGGCCTTTACGGTGGTTGCCAGCCGTCGCCATACCAGCCCCGAGCAGGATCGTTTGCTGAACGGGCTGAGTGAAGGGCTGGGCGAATTGAAGCTGGCGAATATCGGCAGTTCATTGAAGTTCTGCCTGCTGGCCGAAGGCAGCGCCGATTGCTATCCGCGGCTGGCGCCGACTTCACAGTGGGATACCGCAGCGGCCCAAGGTGTGCTGGAAGGGGCTGGTGGGGAAGTGCTGGAGTTGAATGGCCGGCCCTTCAGCTATCCGCCGCGTGAGTCGCTATTGAATCCCTACTTTCTGGCCTTGCCGGCCAAGGCCGCCTGGCGTGAGCGCTTGCTGGCCTTGGCGCGTTCTTGA
- a CDS encoding thioesterase domain-containing protein, giving the protein MSRDSRYLESILHHDIPLTREMGLKVLGWQDRQLQLHLPLQANINHKSTMFGGSLYCGAVLAGWGWLHLQLREEGIEDGHIVIQEGQISYPLPVTRDATVLCQAPEDKVWKRFVATYKRYGRARLTLDTWIVNEGSEEQAVAFTGQYVLHR; this is encoded by the coding sequence ATGAGCCGCGATAGCCGTTACCTGGAATCCATCCTTCATCACGATATCCCCCTGACCCGGGAGATGGGCCTCAAGGTACTCGGCTGGCAGGATCGGCAGTTACAGTTGCATTTGCCGCTGCAAGCCAACATCAATCACAAAAGCACCATGTTCGGTGGCAGCCTGTATTGTGGCGCGGTACTCGCGGGCTGGGGCTGGCTGCACCTGCAACTGCGTGAAGAGGGGATCGAGGACGGACATATCGTGATTCAAGAGGGTCAGATCAGCTATCCGCTCCCCGTCACCCGCGATGCCACGGTGCTTTGCCAGGCACCGGAGGACAAGGTCTGGAAACGCTTTGTGGCGACGTACAAGCGTTATGGCCGGGCGCGGTTGACGTTGGACACATGGATTGTGAATGAGGGCAGTGAAGAGCAGGCGGTGGCTTTTACCGGCCAATACGTTCTGCACCGCTAA